DNA from Parvularcula marina:
ATTCGCGGCTGAGGGCTTCCTTGTCATCGGCGCTGAAGAGGTCACCGGCGTCCTGCGCAGCGAGGCGGGCACTCTGGGCCAGATCGTACCTGACGATGTGGCGTATGCGGACATGAAAAAGGCCGCAGCTCTCATTGAGGCTATCGGTCCGTTTGATGTCGGCCAAGGCGCAATCGTGCGCGAGGGCTTTGTTGTTGCTGTCGAGGCGGCAGAGGGAACTGATGCCATGCTGCGCCGGGCCGCACCGATTATCGCGCGGCTTCAAGGCGAAGAAGGAGATGGCGGGCACCGTGCAGGTCTCCTTCTCAAACGGCCGAAGCCGGGGCAGGAAATGCGTATTGATCTGCCAACCATTGGGGCACGGACAGTCGAGCTTGCCGCCGAAGCCGGCCTTGCCGGTATTGCGATTGCGGCGGGGGAATCCCTGCTACTCGATGCCGAAGAGGCGATCCGTCTCGCCGATGAGCGCGGACTTTTCATCCATGCCTATTCAGCCGAAGAGCTGAAACGCCGGACGTGACCGCGCCCCGCCTTCTCCTCGCGGCGGTGGAGCCTTCCGCGGATGCACTCGGGGCCTCTCTTATCCGGGCGCTGAAAACCCTCATTCCAGAGATTGAGCTGACCGGTTGCGGTGGCCCACTGATGGCCGCCGAAGGCTTTGAGAGCCGTTTCGATACCTCCGCCTTTTCGGTGATGGGGTTCACGGATGTTGCCCGCGTCCTGCCCGAAGCGTGGCGTCGCTCACGCGAACTCGCCGCGATCTGCGAGAAGGAAAAGATCGACATTGCTGTCTTTGTTGATGGCTGGAGCTTCTCTCGGCTTGGCGCCAAGCGCATCCGCAAACGCAGCCCGGGCACGAAAATCGTCAAATTCGGCGCGCCACAGGTCTGGGCCTCGCGCCCGCAGCGGACAGAATTCGTCCGTGATCATTTCGATCTTGTCCTGACACTGCTGCCCTTCGAGCCGCCTTATTTCGAAGAGGTGGGCACGAAGGCAGTCTTTGTCGGCAATCCCAATTTCGAAGCGGTGTCACAGGTGCCGCGCTCGGGCCCATCTTTTCGGGCACGTCATGATATCGGCCCTTCGCCCCTGCTTGCGGTCCTTCCGGGCAGTCGCAAGGGCGAGGTGACGCGGCTCCTCATCCCCTTTGCCGATGCGGTGACGGTTGCGGCAGAAGAAATTCCCGGCCTCAAGGTCGTGATCCCGGCGGCGCCCGCGGTCGAGGAGATCGTGAAAGCCAGCGCTGACCAATGGCCGGTCAAACCGATCATCATCTCCGCCGATGACC
Protein-coding regions in this window:
- a CDS encoding LpxI family protein produces the protein MSRRWEKVGIIAGGGELPRQLAQAAHDMDAPYHVIRLNGFADEAMKAFPGDDAGIGEAGKIIRLLKKSECDAVVFAGLVQRPNFGQLKPDWRGAALLPRVVAAARKGDGAMLDVLVETFAAEGFLVIGAEEVTGVLRSEAGTLGQIVPDDVAYADMKKAAALIEAIGPFDVGQGAIVREGFVVAVEAAEGTDAMLRRAAPIIARLQGEEGDGGHRAGLLLKRPKPGQEMRIDLPTIGARTVELAAEAGLAGIAIAAGESLLLDAEEAIRLADERGLFIHAYSAEELKRRT
- the lpxB gene encoding lipid-A-disaccharide synthase, which gives rise to MTAPRLLLAAVEPSADALGASLIRALKTLIPEIELTGCGGPLMAAEGFESRFDTSAFSVMGFTDVARVLPEAWRRSRELAAICEKEKIDIAVFVDGWSFSRLGAKRIRKRSPGTKIVKFGAPQVWASRPQRTEFVRDHFDLVLTLLPFEPPYFEEVGTKAVFVGNPNFEAVSQVPRSGPSFRARHDIGPSPLLAVLPGSRKGEVTRLLIPFADAVTVAAEEIPGLKVVIPAAPAVEEIVKASADQWPVKPIIISADDRFDAFEAADVAIAASGTVTTELALCNTPMVVGYKVDALTAYWAKKVLVTEYVSILNVFAKEAIIPERLQDDCTPEQLGADIVRLFRDEEARRLQLSAFRRLLPELVGQGDSASRAAVEILRLTNTEDPVDLDSSAEGQ